One genomic window of Desulfatibacillum aliphaticivorans DSM 15576 includes the following:
- a CDS encoding helix-turn-helix domain-containing protein yields MPPKKKAKNISTGQRIHDLRKDKDMDLETLANETGLAVDTLEKIESGENMPSVGSLLQIARALEVDSAFFLEKEVKTTKKGLAKAYSERTSHYAYTTLSPGARHKHMKAFKIEIPPKQEHDGVSYQHEGEEFVYVLSGKVEVTVGEHVNKLEEGGSLHFNSGLRHLLKNPGEDAALLLVVVYTP; encoded by the coding sequence ATGCCGCCAAAAAAGAAAGCAAAGAACATTTCCACAGGACAAAGAATCCATGACCTGAGAAAAGACAAGGACATGGACCTGGAAACCCTGGCTAATGAGACGGGACTCGCCGTAGACACCCTGGAAAAAATCGAATCCGGAGAAAACATGCCCTCCGTGGGTTCGCTCCTTCAGATCGCCAGAGCCCTGGAAGTGGATTCGGCCTTTTTTCTGGAAAAGGAGGTCAAGACCACGAAAAAGGGCCTGGCCAAAGCCTATTCCGAACGCACTTCCCATTACGCATACACAACCCTTTCGCCGGGGGCGCGGCACAAGCACATGAAGGCTTTTAAGATTGAAATTCCCCCCAAGCAGGAGCACGACGGCGTCAGTTACCAACACGAAGGGGAGGAGTTCGTCTACGTGCTTTCCGGCAAGGTGGAGGTGACCGTGGGCGAGCATGTGAACAAACTGGAGGAAGGCGGTTCTCTCCACTTTAACTCCGGCCTGCGCCACTTGCTTAAAAATCCCGGAGAGGACGCCGCCCTGCTGCTGGTGGTGGTCTACACCCCTTAA
- the efp gene encoding elongation factor P: MINAGELRKNTKLMIEGEPYVMLEVQFVKPGKGVAFYKCKMRNLMTGSLLERTYRSGDTFEPAALEEKKMQYLYAQGDEYYFMDVKTYDQVMLTEEAVGDAKEYLIDNLEMDILFFENKAIGITLPNFVELEVTQADPWVKGDSVAGDSKPVTLQTGMVLQVPPFVEEGTIIQVDTRTGAYVTRVKK; this comes from the coding sequence ATGATTAACGCAGGCGAATTAAGAAAAAATACCAAGCTGATGATTGAAGGGGAGCCCTACGTAATGTTGGAGGTTCAGTTCGTCAAGCCTGGCAAGGGGGTTGCCTTTTATAAATGCAAAATGCGCAATCTCATGACCGGCTCCCTGCTGGAAAGAACCTACCGCTCCGGCGACACGTTCGAACCGGCCGCCCTGGAAGAAAAGAAAATGCAGTACTTGTATGCTCAGGGCGACGAATACTATTTCATGGACGTCAAAACCTACGACCAGGTCATGCTTACGGAAGAAGCCGTGGGCGACGCCAAGGAATACCTGATCGACAACCTGGAAATGGATATCCTGTTCTTTGAAAACAAAGCCATCGGCATCACCCTGCCTAACTTTGTGGAACTGGAAGTCACCCAGGCCGATCCCTGGGTCAAGGGCGACTCCGTCGCCGGCGACTCCAAACCGGTCACCCTGCAAACGGGCATGGTGCTCCAGGTTCCGCCGTTTGTGGAAGAAGGCACCATCATTCAGGTGGATACGCGCACCGGCGCCTACGTAACCCGGGTGAAAAAATAA
- a CDS encoding acyl-CoA dehydrogenase → MSFRLTAEQKMVRKMVREFARGELMPTAAERDRTKEFPAENLKEMAELGLLGMMVPPEYEGAGADAVSYVLALSEVAYACASTAVIMSVHNSIVCDSILHLGTDEQKQRYLPALAMGEMIGAFAMTEPLAGSDPLRQETTAVQDGDHYIINGVKRFITSGKNAGVVIVTAKTDPSKRHRGITAFLVDKGTPGFSVGRLEDKMGLRASDTADLYFEDCRVPASQILGGEGGGFSLAMKALDGGRIGIAAQSIGVAQACLDAAVKYAKEREQFGKPIGQFQGVSGPLADIATEIHAARLMALDAASRKDRGQNFTMEASMAKLFASEMVNRVTAKALQIHGGYGYTKDYPVERYYRDARVFTIYEGTSEIQRIVISRHLLK, encoded by the coding sequence ATGTCCTTTCGATTGACTGCCGAGCAGAAAATGGTCCGGAAAATGGTGCGGGAGTTCGCCCGCGGGGAGTTGATGCCCACCGCCGCCGAAAGGGACCGGACCAAGGAGTTCCCCGCTGAGAATTTAAAAGAAATGGCCGAACTGGGCCTTTTGGGCATGATGGTGCCGCCGGAATACGAAGGCGCCGGGGCCGACGCCGTCAGTTATGTGCTGGCCTTGTCCGAGGTGGCCTACGCCTGTGCATCCACCGCGGTCATCATGAGCGTTCACAACTCCATTGTGTGCGACAGCATTTTGCACCTTGGCACGGACGAGCAGAAGCAGCGTTATCTCCCGGCCCTGGCCATGGGCGAGATGATCGGCGCCTTTGCCATGACCGAACCCCTGGCCGGATCAGATCCCCTGCGCCAGGAAACCACAGCCGTTCAGGACGGCGACCATTACATCATCAACGGAGTCAAACGGTTCATCACCTCCGGCAAGAACGCCGGGGTCGTGATCGTCACCGCAAAAACCGACCCCAGCAAACGCCACCGGGGCATCACCGCATTTTTGGTGGATAAAGGAACGCCGGGTTTTTCCGTAGGCCGCTTGGAAGACAAAATGGGCCTGCGCGCTTCGGACACGGCGGATCTGTATTTTGAAGACTGCCGGGTTCCGGCCTCCCAGATACTGGGCGGTGAAGGCGGGGGATTTTCCCTGGCCATGAAAGCCCTGGACGGCGGACGCATAGGCATCGCCGCCCAATCCATCGGGGTGGCCCAGGCCTGCCTGGACGCGGCCGTCAAATACGCTAAGGAGCGGGAGCAGTTCGGCAAGCCCATCGGGCAATTCCAGGGCGTTTCCGGGCCTCTGGCGGATATCGCCACGGAAATCCATGCGGCCAGGCTCATGGCTCTTGACGCGGCCTCCCGCAAGGATCGGGGCCAGAATTTCACCATGGAAGCCTCCATGGCCAAGCTCTTTGCATCCGAAATGGTCAACCGGGTTACGGCCAAGGCCTTGCAAATTCATGGCGGATACGGTTATACCAAAGACTACCCTGTTGAGAGGTATTACCGGGACGCGCGGGTTTTCACAATTTATGAAGGAACGTCCGAAATACAGCGCATTGTGATCTCCCGGCATCTGCTTAAATAA
- the pyk gene encoding pyruvate kinase, with translation MPYTKIVATLGPASDSPEVMRALIKNGMNVARINFAHGTHEEHAKKIADLRAISSELGIPVAILQDLGGPKIRVGDLPSEGIHLKVGDLFCLYSEDGKGDKHGVSVTYPDLPEEVEAGDPILLADGLLELEVVDARPTCVECRVVTGGVLTSHKGINLPTRTLKTSALTEKDILDLDFGMDEGVDYVGVSFVRSAADIRMVKDRMIGRRAPVIAKIEKHEAIANIDEILNEADGIMVARGDLGVEVPLEEVPTYQKILIRKANALGKPVITATQMLRSMVDSPRPTRAEATDVANAVLDGTDAVMLSEETAMGAYPIEAVQYMARIAKKAEETFSYEHRLKQHPEKDMADSVAHASCVLAEHLGASAILAATASGLTAKKISHFRPQRKIVALSPNESTVRELSLYWGCTPVLVSSPKDTDALINSSARAALDHGLIAKGDLVVITAGHPIGGAGTTNMLRVMQL, from the coding sequence ATGCCTTACACCAAAATTGTGGCCACCCTGGGGCCTGCCAGCGATTCGCCGGAGGTCATGAGGGCCTTGATTAAAAACGGCATGAACGTAGCCAGGATCAACTTCGCCCACGGCACGCACGAGGAGCACGCCAAAAAAATTGCCGACCTCCGCGCCATTTCCAGTGAACTGGGCATTCCCGTCGCCATCCTGCAGGATCTGGGCGGGCCTAAAATCCGGGTGGGCGACCTGCCGTCCGAAGGAATCCACCTCAAGGTCGGAGACTTGTTCTGCCTGTATTCTGAAGACGGCAAGGGCGACAAACACGGGGTCTCCGTCACCTATCCGGATCTTCCTGAGGAGGTGGAGGCCGGCGACCCCATTCTGCTGGCTGACGGCCTCCTGGAGCTGGAAGTGGTTGACGCCAGACCTACTTGCGTGGAATGCCGGGTGGTTACCGGCGGCGTGCTCACCTCCCACAAAGGGATCAACCTGCCTACCCGCACCTTAAAGACCTCCGCCTTGACGGAGAAGGACATCCTGGACCTGGACTTCGGCATGGACGAGGGCGTGGACTACGTGGGCGTCTCCTTTGTCCGGTCCGCCGCGGACATCCGCATGGTCAAAGATCGGATGATCGGCCGCCGGGCCCCGGTCATCGCCAAAATCGAGAAGCACGAGGCCATCGCCAATATAGACGAAATCCTCAATGAGGCAGACGGAATCATGGTGGCCAGGGGCGATTTGGGCGTGGAAGTCCCCCTGGAAGAAGTTCCCACTTACCAGAAAATACTGATCCGCAAGGCCAACGCCCTGGGCAAGCCGGTCATCACCGCCACCCAGATGCTTCGGTCCATGGTGGATTCTCCGCGGCCAACCAGGGCGGAAGCCACGGACGTAGCCAACGCGGTTCTGGACGGCACGGACGCGGTCATGCTTTCGGAGGAAACCGCCATGGGCGCCTACCCCATTGAAGCGGTGCAATACATGGCCCGAATCGCCAAAAAGGCGGAGGAAACCTTTTCTTACGAACACCGCTTGAAGCAGCATCCGGAAAAAGACATGGCCGACTCCGTGGCCCATGCTTCCTGCGTTCTGGCCGAGCATTTGGGAGCCTCCGCCATCCTGGCGGCCACGGCATCCGGCCTGACCGCCAAGAAAATATCCCATTTCAGGCCCCAAAGAAAGATTGTGGCCTTATCTCCCAACGAGTCGACAGTGCGGGAATTGTCCTTATATTGGGGATGTACGCCGGTGTTGGTGTCGTCGCCCAAAGACACGGACGCACTGATCAATTCATCGGCCAGGGCGGCCTTGGACCATGGCCTGATTGCAAAAGGAGACCTTGTGGTAATCACCGCAGGGCATCCTATCGGAGGGGCGGGCACGACTAATATGCTGAGGGTTATGCAGCTTTGA
- the epmA gene encoding EF-P lysine aminoacylase EpmA — protein MAGLKQLQIRADLLFHIRRFFRSQGFLDVETPIRIPAPIPEAHIDAVPSLDWYLHTSPESCMKRLLSQGYEKIFQICRVFRAEELGARHLPEFTMLEWYRTDADYNQLMTDCENLLAFCLESMPDRAPLVYQGKRIDASPSWRRESVSDAFRKYAGMSAEEALETDRFDEVMAFEVEPSLGLDPVFLYDYPIKKAALARPKPEDPNLAERFELYIGGMEMANAFSELVDPVVQAERFKMEEEERVLAGKKPYPSNEKFLRALETMPPSAGIALGVDRLAMLFAGAADIAQISAFTPEEL, from the coding sequence TTGGCCGGCCTAAAGCAATTGCAAATCCGGGCGGACCTGCTTTTTCACATCAGGCGCTTTTTCCGCAGCCAGGGATTCCTGGATGTTGAGACGCCCATCCGCATCCCGGCTCCCATTCCCGAAGCCCATATTGATGCCGTGCCATCCCTGGACTGGTATCTCCACACCTCCCCCGAATCCTGCATGAAACGCCTTTTATCCCAGGGGTACGAAAAGATTTTTCAAATCTGCCGGGTTTTTCGGGCCGAGGAACTGGGCGCCCGCCACCTGCCTGAGTTCACTATGCTGGAATGGTACAGGACGGACGCGGATTATAATCAGTTGATGACGGACTGCGAAAACCTGCTGGCCTTTTGCCTGGAATCCATGCCGGATCGAGCGCCTTTGGTCTATCAGGGGAAAAGGATAGACGCTTCTCCGTCGTGGCGGCGGGAGAGCGTGTCGGACGCGTTCAGAAAATATGCAGGGATGTCCGCAGAAGAGGCCTTGGAAACAGACCGCTTTGACGAAGTCATGGCCTTTGAGGTGGAGCCCTCTTTAGGGCTTGATCCTGTCTTTTTGTACGACTACCCCATAAAAAAGGCCGCCCTGGCCCGGCCCAAGCCGGAAGATCCTAATCTTGCCGAGCGTTTTGAACTCTATATCGGGGGCATGGAGATGGCCAACGCTTTTTCCGAGCTTGTGGATCCGGTTGTTCAGGCTGAGCGCTTTAAAATGGAAGAGGAAGAACGCGTCCTGGCGGGAAAAAAGCCCTATCCATCCAACGAAAAATTTCTCCGTGCCTTGGAAACCATGCCCCCTTCCGCGGGAATCGCCCTGGGCGTTGACAGGCTGGCCATGCTATTCGCCGGCGCCGCCGACATCGCCCAAATCAGCGCCTTCACACCAGAAGAGTTATAA
- a CDS encoding enoyl-CoA hydratase/isomerase family protein, which yields MALVEYELKEHVAVLTMNNGENRFNPTYLGEFLDVLDEIENKTEAATLVVTSANEKIWCNGLDLDWLMPVVQAKDVDTSKKFFYQLNDLFRRLLVYPLTTIAAINGHAFAGGAILTGAFDFRYMRTDRGFFCIPEVDISIPFLPGMMALLRNVMSNDVMHFMGLTGSRMTAQQCLDAKMVAGAYHIDEMMDKVMEFALTQNKRRQVVTAIKEEMHRDILYAINELDPPIIETGRLQV from the coding sequence ATGGCACTGGTTGAATATGAATTAAAAGAGCATGTGGCGGTTTTAACCATGAACAACGGCGAAAACCGCTTCAACCCCACCTACCTGGGGGAATTTTTGGACGTCCTGGACGAGATTGAAAACAAGACGGAAGCCGCAACCCTGGTTGTGACGTCCGCCAACGAGAAAATCTGGTGCAACGGCCTGGACCTGGACTGGCTCATGCCTGTTGTGCAGGCCAAGGACGTGGACACCTCCAAAAAATTTTTTTATCAGTTGAACGATCTGTTCAGAAGGCTGCTGGTTTATCCCCTGACCACCATCGCCGCCATCAACGGCCACGCTTTCGCCGGAGGCGCCATTTTAACCGGCGCCTTTGACTTCCGCTATATGCGGACCGACCGGGGATTTTTCTGCATTCCGGAAGTGGATATCAGCATTCCTTTTCTGCCCGGCATGATGGCCTTGCTGCGCAATGTCATGTCCAACGACGTCATGCATTTCATGGGACTCACCGGCTCCCGCATGACCGCCCAGCAATGCCTGGACGCCAAAATGGTGGCCGGCGCCTATCATATCGACGAAATGATGGACAAGGTCATGGAGTTCGCCCTGACCCAGAACAAGCGCCGTCAGGTGGTGACCGCCATTAAAGAGGAAATGCACCGCGACATCCTGTACGCCATCAACGAACTGGATCCGCCCATCATCGAGACCGGCAGGCTTCAGGTGTAA
- a CDS encoding nitroreductase family protein, whose product MDFAEIVKTRRAANFFDPNKPVPKKTIRELVEMAAQSPSSYNLQPWSLMILEDPDDKARLRKLAFDQPKITDAPVVFMVLGDRNAWKEGDKSFEMNFAEMVKSGMPEANKTGLAKTMVSLYGASQDHMQAFAVKNAGFFGMSLMYAAKSLGLESHPMDGFDHNGVKKEFNIPENYWIPLIMSIGYFDESKEYPAPKWRKSFEDIVVSF is encoded by the coding sequence ATGGATTTTGCAGAAATAGTCAAAACGCGAAGAGCGGCGAATTTTTTCGATCCGAACAAACCGGTGCCTAAAAAAACCATCCGGGAACTGGTGGAAATGGCCGCCCAGTCCCCGTCCAGCTATAACCTGCAACCGTGGAGCCTCATGATCCTGGAAGACCCGGATGACAAAGCCCGGCTGAGGAAGCTGGCTTTTGACCAGCCCAAGATCACGGACGCTCCGGTGGTGTTCATGGTGCTGGGGGATCGGAACGCCTGGAAAGAGGGCGACAAGTCCTTTGAAATGAATTTCGCCGAAATGGTCAAGTCCGGAATGCCCGAGGCCAATAAGACGGGCCTGGCCAAGACCATGGTTAGCCTGTACGGCGCGAGCCAGGATCATATGCAGGCCTTTGCCGTCAAAAACGCCGGCTTTTTCGGCATGTCCCTGATGTACGCGGCCAAAAGCCTGGGCCTGGAATCCCATCCCATGGACGGGTTCGACCACAACGGGGTGAAAAAGGAATTCAATATCCCGGAAAACTATTGGATTCCGCTGATTATGTCCATCGGCTACTTTGACGAGTCCAAAGAATACCCCGCTCCGAAATGGCGGAAGTCCTTTGAAGATATTGTCGTCTCCTTTTAG